From Coturnix japonica isolate 7356 chromosome 1, Coturnix japonica 2.1, whole genome shotgun sequence, the proteins below share one genomic window:
- the BCL2L13 gene encoding bcl-2-like protein 13 isoform X1, which yields MASSTAVPVGFHYETKYVVLSYLGLLSQEKPQEHPPASTQGTPQQLMAQHASEKEALEKIKIEIEEELKHLDEEILEAFTTTGFDCHTSPVFSPANPESSIEDCLAHLGEKVSQELKEHLHKALESLLSKPVTYQEYRERTQETAAHASGWNKVLVPLVLLQQFLMELTRRGQEPLSALVNFGVTYLEDYSADYIIQQGGWGTVFSLESEEEEYPGLIAEDSNDIYILTSDNSGQVSPPESPTVTTSWQSESLPVSLSASQSWHTESLPVSLGPESWQQVAMDPEEVKSLDSNGGAEERSENNSSNSDIVHVEKEEIPEGIEEAVVSAVAAETVQAAFPETPASLQEAKPQAEIVAVEKAHPSARRTKQEEKGKAAEELVEPEIPVLSKPVPKITPTEERAAPEPEKILLPGEKKVGKEGPLEEIEEKSSAAEEKPILLPEGKSILLYGGAAAVAILAVAVGVALALRKK from the exons ATGGCGTCCTCTACTGCTGTGCCTGTAGGATTTCACTATGAAACAAAATACGTAGTTCTCAGCTACCTGGGGCTCTTATCACAAGAAAAGCCACAGGAACATCCTCCTGCTTCAACTCAAG ggACTCCACAACAGCTTATGGCACAACATGCTTCAGAGAAAGAGGCTttggaaaagattaaaatagaAATCGAGGAGGAGCTAAAACATCTTGATGAAGAGATCTTGGAAG cttttactACTACAGGATTTGACTGCCACACTTCCCCAGTGTTCAGTCCTGCCAATCCAGAAAGCTCAATAGAAGATTGCCTGGCTCATTTAGGGGAGAAGGTATCCCAGGAACTGAAAGAACATCTGCACAAAGCACTAGAGAGCTTGCTTAGCAA GCCAGTAACATATCAAGAATATCGAGAGCGCACACAAGAGACAGCTGCGCATGCCAGCGGATGGAACAAG gtcttGGTGCCCCTGGTTCTGCTACAGCAATTTCTGATGGAATTAACCAGAAGAGGCCAGGAGCCACTGAGTGCACTTGTGAACTTTGGGGTGACGTATCTAGAAGACTATTCTGCAGACTATATCATTCAACAAGGAGGTTGG GGGACGGTCTTTAGTTTGGAGTCTGAAGAGGAAGAGTACCCCGGCCTCATTGCAGAGGACAGTAATGATATCTACATCCTGACCAGTGACAACTCAGGCCAAGTGAGCCCCCCGGAGTCCCCAACGGTGACCACGTCGTGGCAGTCGGAGAGCCTGCCTGTCTCCCTGTCAGCAAGCCAGAGCTGGCACACAGAGAGCCTGCCCGTCTCCCTGGGGCCGGAGTCCTGGCAGCAAGTGGCCATGGATCCTGAAGAAGTCAAGAGCCTGGATAGCAACGGCGGGGCTGAAGAAAGGAGCGAGAACAACTCTTCCAACTCCGACATTGTTCATGTGGAGAAGGAAGAGATACCGGAGGGGATTGAGGAAGCAGTGGTGTCAGCGGTCGCTGCAGAGACCGTGCAGGCAGCGTTTCCAGAAACCCCAGCTTCGTTACAGGAAGCAAAACCTCAAGCTGAAATTGTTGCCGTAGAAAAAGCACATCCCTCTGCACGTCGTACGAaacaggaggagaagggaaaagcagccGAAGAGCTTGTTGAACCTGAAATCCCTGTGTTAAGTAAACCTGTCCCAAAGATAACCCCAACGGAAGAAAGGGCTGCACCAGAACCTGAGAAAATACTgcttccaggggaaaaaaaagtggggaaaGAGGGCCCTTtggaagaaatagaagagaaatCCTCCGCTGCAGAGGAGAAGCCTATCTTATTGCCAGAAGGGAAATCGATATTGCTGTATGGTGGGGCTGCTGCAGTGGCCATATTGGCTGTGGCAGTCGGAGTAGCGCTGGCGCttaggaaaaagtaa
- the BCL2L13 gene encoding bcl-2-like protein 13 isoform X2 — translation MASSTAVPVGFHYETKYVVLSYLGLLSQEKPQEHPPASTQGTPQQLMAQHASEKEALEKIKIEIEEELKHLDEEILEAFTTTGFDCHTSPVFSPANPESSIEDCLAHLGEKVSQELKEHLHKALESLLSKPVTYQEYRERTQETAAHASGWNKL, via the exons ATGGCGTCCTCTACTGCTGTGCCTGTAGGATTTCACTATGAAACAAAATACGTAGTTCTCAGCTACCTGGGGCTCTTATCACAAGAAAAGCCACAGGAACATCCTCCTGCTTCAACTCAAG ggACTCCACAACAGCTTATGGCACAACATGCTTCAGAGAAAGAGGCTttggaaaagattaaaatagaAATCGAGGAGGAGCTAAAACATCTTGATGAAGAGATCTTGGAAG cttttactACTACAGGATTTGACTGCCACACTTCCCCAGTGTTCAGTCCTGCCAATCCAGAAAGCTCAATAGAAGATTGCCTGGCTCATTTAGGGGAGAAGGTATCCCAGGAACTGAAAGAACATCTGCACAAAGCACTAGAGAGCTTGCTTAGCAA GCCAGTAACATATCAAGAATATCGAGAGCGCACACAAGAGACAGCTGCGCATGCCAGCGGATGGAACAAG cttTGA